The DNA segment CGCTCGTTGGCGCTGACAATGATTGCGGCCAGTCTTCCGAATGGCGGAAGGGAAGAGCGCTCGCGTTCTGCAATCTCGCGCTCGTAGAAAGCCTCCGAATCGCCAGAGATGATCGCGCGCATCACCGGATGTTCCGGCTGATAGGTCTGGATGAGGCCCAGACTTTTGCGACCGGAGCGCCCGGCGCGACCGGTAACCTGGCTCAACAGCTGGAAAGTGCGCTCTGCAGCGCGCGGATCGCCATTGGACAGGCCGATATCCGCATCGACCACGCCGACCAGCGTCATGGCGGGAAAATTGTGACCCTTGGCGACGAGCTGCGTACCGACGACTATGTCGGCCTCACCATCCGCAATGGCCTCCAGTTCAAGGCGCAGGCGTTTCACCCCGCCCAGCATGTCGGAAGACAGTACGATGGTGCGCGCATCGGGAAAATGGCGGTCAACTTCCTCGGCAATGCGTTCCACGCCCGGTCCGCAGGCGACAAGGTGGTCGAGCGTTCCACATTCGGGGCAGGCTTCCGGCACCGGCCTGTTGTGCCCACAGTGGTGACAGATAAGTTGTTTCCGAAAACGGTGCTCGACCAGCCAGCTTGAGCAGTCCGGGCACTGGAATCGGTGGCCACAGACACGGCAGAGCGTCAGGGGTGCGTAGCCGCGGCGGTTGAGGAAAAGCAGCGACTGCTCCTTGCGCTCCAAGGTCTGTCCGATCGCCCGGATCAGGACCGGTGAAAGAAAGCCTCCCCGTTCGGGCGGGGCCTTGCGCATGTCGATGGCTTTGAGGTCGGGCAGGGCCGCGTCTGCATAGCGGCTGGAAAGCACGATCCGGTCATAGCGTCCGCTTTGGGCATTGACCCGGCTTTCGATGGAGGGCGTGGCTGATGCCAGAACAACCGGAAAATTGCCCAGATGCCCGCGCTTCACCGCCATGTCGCGCGCATTGTAGAAGACGCGGTCTTCCTGCTTGTAGGCGGGGTCGTGTTCCTCATCCACGACGATGAGGCCCAGATCGCTGAAAGGCAGGAACAGCGCCGAGCGGGCGCCTGCGACCACGCGAACCTGACCTTCCGCCACCTGCCGCCATATGCGCTCGCGCTTTTTGGGAGCCAGATCGGAGTGCCAATCGGCAGGCTTCGATCCGAAGCGGTCGTGAAAGCGGTCCAGAAAGGCCTGGGTGAGCGCGATTTCCGGGATGAGAATCAGCACCTGCTTCCCGCGCTCGAGTGCAGCGGCGACCGCCTCGAAATAGACTTCGGTCTTGCCCGAGCCGGTGACGCCATCAAGAAGCGTGACGGAAAAGCCATCACGTGCAGCCTGTTCACGCAGATGTTCCGCTGCCTCAGCCTGCCCATCAGAAAGTTCCGGCCGGCCATATAGCGGGTCCGGTGGGGCGACAACGGGCTGGGGTGGCAGTTCGACGGTTTTGAATACGCCCTGCTTTGCCAGCCCGTCGATCACGCTCAGCGAAATGCCGGCGGCATGGGCAAGGCCGGAGCGAGTCCAGGCCTGACCGTCCCGCGCGAGCTCCAGGGCACGCTCGCGCGCGGTGGTCATACGGTCAGGCCGGTTGTCGGTCAGGCGCAGACCCTGTTGCGGAGGCTCCGGATCAAAGGCACCCGGCGCGCGAAGCAGCATTCGTGCCACCATTCCCGGTGGGGAGAGCGTGTAGGTGCTGATCCACTCGACAAAGCGCCGCATTTCCCCGCTAATGGGAGGGCAGTCAAACACGGCCTCAATGGGGCGCAGTTTCTTCGGGTCGACGGTGCCGCCATCACCGTCCCAGGCAATGCCTGCAACCTGTCGCGGCCCGAGCGGGACACGTACAATCGAGCCCGGCGCCACTGGCATGCCCTCGGGAACCGCATAACTGTAGGGTCGTTCCGCCGGCATCGGCACCATGACGGGAATCACGCGCGATGTGCCCGAATCTTTGTCCATGAGGCGTGACCTTGCCGTTTAAATTGTTTAAAGCAACCCACGATGCGTGCGCGCACATGCCAATGCAGTTCGAAAATCCAGGGAGATGCCCATGAAATTCTTCGTCGATACCGCCGATGTAAATGAAATCAAAGAACTCAACGAGCTGGGTCTCCTTGATGGCGTGACGACCAATCCTTCGCTTATCATGAAAGCGGGCCGGGACATCACCGAAGTGACCAAGGAAATCTGTGATCTCGTGGATGGTCCGGTTTCCGCCGAGGTCACGGCGACCGATTTCGACGGCATGATGCGCGAAGCCGAGGTTTTGTCCAAGATTGCCGACAATGTGTGTATCAAGGTTCCGCTGACCTTCGATGGTCTGAAAGCGTGCAAGAAGATCACCGAGAGCGGCCGCCAGGTCAATGTAACGCTCTGCTTCTCGGCCAATCAGGCTCTTCTGGCCGCCAAGGCCGGTGCAACCTTCATCTCGCCCTTCATTGGTCGTCTCGATGACATGGCGATCGACGGCATGGACCTGATCGCCGAGATCCGCACTATCTATGACAATTACGGCTTCGGCACCGAGATCCTTGCGGCATCCATTCGCACGGTAAACCATGTGAAGCAGGCGGCCCTGATCGGCGCGGATGTCGCGACCGTTCCGCCCGCCACGCTGAAGGCGCTGGTCAAGCATCCGCTGACAGACAAGGGGCTTGAGGCCTTCCTCGCCGACTGGGAAAAGACCGGCCAGAAAATCGGCTGATCTCGTTCAATCAGTGAAGTTTAAGCCCCGGCCATCGTGCCGGGGTTTTTCATGGCTTGAAGACCGCGTCGCGATCCTTTGCCAAAGCATGCACCGCATGTTCCTGCAGGCGCTCGGCAAGTTCGGATGGCTCACCATCCTGCAAGGTCTCATGCGGAATGGGGCGCCCGATGATCATGGAGATGGCGCGGCCCTTCTTGTTGAGAAGCTCGTGAAACAGGGTCATGTCGCGCAACTCGTTCGAATATTTCGAGAGCAGGTAGAACAGCCCGGAATTGCGCGCGGTGATGTTCATCGGGATCACCGGAACCTCATAGCGCCGCGCCAGAGCCACGACGGATGGCTGCCAGGGGCGTTCGGTCAGCTTGTCCTCGTTCCAGTAGGCTATGCGACCGGACGGGAAGAGCACGACCGCACGCTCTTCGTTGAAGGCCTTGGCCGTCATCGCGAGCGTGTCGCGGCTCTTCGCATGGGACTTCTCCCCAGCACGCCATTCGACCGGTATCACCAGCTCACGGAACTGGGGATTGACCCGCAGCGCATCGCGATTGGCAAAGAAGGCCATGTCCGGCCTGATCTCCTTGAGAAGATCGAAAACGGCAATGCCGTCGGCGATGCCGGTCGGATGCGTCGGGGCAAGGATGAAGCCACCCTTCTTGGGGATGTTATCCAAACCGGTAGAGGAAACCTCAAGCGAGAGAAGTTCGCTAATATAGGTGAATGCATCCCAGCCCGACATCGCGGCCACTTCATCGGCCATGGCAACGGCCTGACGATAATGGAAGTAACGATAGAGCAGGGGCTTTGCGACAGGCCAGATGAAGGTCTGCGACAGGTGTGTGGTGCGCTCGGCGATGAGCTGGTCCACGACATGATCTGCCGTCTCGGGGGCCAGAGCTTCACGCTTCAAGAGCTTGCTTCCGAATACGCCAGCGACAGACATCATCGTGGTATGAAATCCCATTAGCGAAGCACTCCAATGGCGGCTGTTTCACCGATCTCCATGACGTCGCAATGACAACCGGAACAAATGCATTGTGCGAAGCCCCTCTCGCACCTCCGATATCACCGCTCATCCTTATAGCATAATCCCGCTTCAGATGCCTGGGGAGGCCGCAAGGTTCTGCGCAACGGAAAGCCGGACAATCTCGGCAAGTTCCCGTGCTGCGCGGTTTTGTGCATCGCGCTCGGCGCGCAAGGCCGCATATTCCTGACGCGGACGGTCGAAAGCCGATGAAACCTCGCGCGTGCCGCGCCCAAGAACCGCATCCGTCGTCGCGTCCTTGAGAATGTAAGTGCCCTTCATGCGCACGGTGCCCGCCGTTGGTTCGTCAATGCCAGCGCGCTGGATCGTTGCGGCGGAGGCGGTGACGGAGGTGACGGAAAGGTCAAGGATGTAGCGCGGATTGGCCGGAGGCGTGGCGCCTCCGTGCAGCAGGAACATGAGGTGATTGCGCACCTCAAGGCCGTAGCGTGTGTTCTGCTCAGACACGGCGACCGATGCCAGTGCGGCGGTGGTTCCACCACTCAGTCCTGCGTCGGACGTCGCATAGAGCGGCTTCACCGTACAGGCGGATACAGCTGTCATGGCTGCCAGAAGCCCGCTCATGACCAAGGCTTTGAAAACGGACTTCAAGGCTGGCTCCTCCGCTCAGGCCACCACATTGACGATGCGCTGCGGCACGACGATGACCTTGCGCGGCTCGGCGCCATTCAGCGCCTTTTGCACGAAGTCGAGTTCAAGTACCGCCTGCTCGATGGAAGACTTGTCCGCGTCGCGAGCGATTGTCAAATCCCCGCGCTTCTTGCCGTTGATCTGAACGGGCAGGATGATCTCGTTGTCGACCACCAGTGTCGGATCG comes from the Nitratireductor basaltis genome and includes:
- the lptE gene encoding LPS assembly lipoprotein LptE, producing the protein MKSVFKALVMSGLLAAMTAVSACTVKPLYATSDAGLSGGTTAALASVAVSEQNTRYGLEVRNHLMFLLHGGATPPANPRYILDLSVTSVTASAATIQRAGIDEPTAGTVRMKGTYILKDATTDAVLGRGTREVSSAFDRPRQEYAALRAERDAQNRAARELAEIVRLSVAQNLAASPGI
- a CDS encoding 1-acyl-sn-glycerol-3-phosphate acyltransferase, whose product is MMSVAGVFGSKLLKREALAPETADHVVDQLIAERTTHLSQTFIWPVAKPLLYRYFHYRQAVAMADEVAAMSGWDAFTYISELLSLEVSSTGLDNIPKKGGFILAPTHPTGIADGIAVFDLLKEIRPDMAFFANRDALRVNPQFRELVIPVEWRAGEKSHAKSRDTLAMTAKAFNEERAVVLFPSGRIAYWNEDKLTERPWQPSVVALARRYEVPVIPMNITARNSGLFYLLSKYSNELRDMTLFHELLNKKGRAISMIIGRPIPHETLQDGEPSELAERLQEHAVHALAKDRDAVFKP
- the fsa gene encoding fructose-6-phosphate aldolase — translated: MKFFVDTADVNEIKELNELGLLDGVTTNPSLIMKAGRDITEVTKEICDLVDGPVSAEVTATDFDGMMREAEVLSKIADNVCIKVPLTFDGLKACKKITESGRQVNVTLCFSANQALLAAKAGATFISPFIGRLDDMAIDGMDLIAEIRTIYDNYGFGTEILAASIRTVNHVKQAALIGADVATVPPATLKALVKHPLTDKGLEAFLADWEKTGQKIG
- a CDS encoding primosomal protein N', with protein sequence MDKDSGTSRVIPVMVPMPAERPYSYAVPEGMPVAPGSIVRVPLGPRQVAGIAWDGDGGTVDPKKLRPIEAVFDCPPISGEMRRFVEWISTYTLSPPGMVARMLLRAPGAFDPEPPQQGLRLTDNRPDRMTTARERALELARDGQAWTRSGLAHAAGISLSVIDGLAKQGVFKTVELPPQPVVAPPDPLYGRPELSDGQAEAAEHLREQAARDGFSVTLLDGVTGSGKTEVYFEAVAAALERGKQVLILIPEIALTQAFLDRFHDRFGSKPADWHSDLAPKKRERIWRQVAEGQVRVVAGARSALFLPFSDLGLIVVDEEHDPAYKQEDRVFYNARDMAVKRGHLGNFPVVLASATPSIESRVNAQSGRYDRIVLSSRYADAALPDLKAIDMRKAPPERGGFLSPVLIRAIGQTLERKEQSLLFLNRRGYAPLTLCRVCGHRFQCPDCSSWLVEHRFRKQLICHHCGHNRPVPEACPECGTLDHLVACGPGVERIAEEVDRHFPDARTIVLSSDMLGGVKRLRLELEAIADGEADIVVGTQLVAKGHNFPAMTLVGVVDADIGLSNGDPRAAERTFQLLSQVTGRAGRSGRKSLGLIQTYQPEHPVMRAIISGDSEAFYEREIAERERSSLPPFGRLAAIIVSANERKEAEGHARALRLAAPASDVLETLGPAEAPLSLLAGRHRFRLLVHGTRRADIQAYLRQMIATAPKPRGSIRVQVDIDPQSFL